From a region of the Haematobia irritans isolate KBUSLIRL chromosome 4, ASM5000362v1, whole genome shotgun sequence genome:
- the LOC142233929 gene encoding pupal cuticle protein Edg-78E-like, translating into MFRFFIVSIAICGMALAADYQAETRSYVNEIHEDGSYNYQFDTTNGIAQQESGIGGHYATGSSQYYTPEGELIQLTYTADENGFQPQGAHLPTPPPIPEAILKSLEYNRNHPYHEEEEQHHRHHEQQASSRQQQQQPQPFHHQQAQQQGPYRRY; encoded by the exons ATGTTCAGATTT TTCATTGTATCGATTGCCATTTGTGGTATGGCCTTGGCAGCGGATTATCAAGCCGAAACTCGCAGTTACGTTAACGAAATCCATGAGGATGGCAGCTACAATTATCAATTCGATACCACCAATGGAATTGCCCAGCAAGAGTCTGGTATTGGAGGACATTATGCCACTGGCTCATCGCAGTACTACACACCAGAGGGAGAATTGATTCAACTCACCTATACAGCCGATGAAAATGGTTTCCAACCACAAGGTGCCCATCTGCCAACACCACCACCAATTCCAGAAGCCATCCTTAAGTCTTTGGAATACAATCGTAATCATCCCTACCACGAAGAAGAGGAACAACACCATCGTCACCACGAACAACAAGCCTCCTCaagacagcaacaacaacagccccAGCCTTTCCACCATCAACAAGCTCAGCAACAAGGACCCTACCGTAGATACTAA